CGCCAGAGACCCCGGCGCCGGGCGACCGCGGTTAGCCCCGCCGGCGCGATCACTGCCACCATGGGCGATGCGCCGAGCCGCTGCCCCCGGGCAGGCCGCGCCCCGTGCGCACGCCCGCAGCAGCTTCTACCAGGGCAACCACCAGGAAAAGAAACCAACCCCCTTGCAGAGGAGTCGACATGTCGTCGAAGCGCCGCCGTAAGAAGAAGGCACGCCGTAAGAACGCGGCCAACCACGGCCGCAAGCCCCAGACCTGAACCACCACCGCACACCCGCACCCCACCGGCGCACGCCGCACCCGGCAGCCGCCCGCCCCCGCCGCCCCTACCCCGGGCGCCCCGGGGGCGGGCGGCTGCCCCGCACCCAGAACCTCCGGCACCCCCGACATCCCCAGCACCCCCAGCACTCCCGGCTCCTCCGGCGTCCGGTCGGCGACCTCGCCCCGGGCGGCGTTTGTCAACAGGGCAACGAACAGCACCCCCCTCCTTTACAACGTTGTAGCGGGCGCAGTACACATGCTCTGCCGCCGTCAGCGCCCAGGGAGGGGACACGTACGTGACCGCAACCACCGCCGGATCCCGGATCCGCACCGCCGTCGCAGGATCGGCCCTGCTCGCCGTCCTCGCCGCCGCGCCCGGGGCCTACGGCACGTTCGCCTCCGCCGACTCCCGGAACCCGGCTTCTGAGAGCCCGGCTTCGGGGAAGACCTACGTCAACCCCGTCTCCCGCGGCTTCGCCGACACCTTCGCCGACCCCGCCGTCGTCCGCGGAAAAGACGGCTACTGGTACGCGTTCGGCACCACCGACCCCCTGCGCAGCGGCGGGAAACCCCACTCGCTTCCCGTCGCCCGCTCCCGCGACCTGGTGGAGTGGAAGTACGTCACCGACGCGCTCGGCAAGGACAACGCGCCCGGCTGGGCCGCGGAAGACGCCGCCTACTGGGCCCCCGACATCACCTACCACGACGGCCGCTACTGGCTGTACTTCGTGGTCACGCAGACCGACGCCACCGACGAGAAGGACGACAGCGCCATCGGCGTCGCCACCGCCTCCAGCCCCGCCGGACCGTGGAAGACCCACGGCGAACCGGTCGTGCCGCCCCGCCGCGGCGACAACGGCTTCAAATGGACCTTCGACCCCGCCCACGTCACCGACACCGACGGCCGCCGCTACCTCTACTACGGCTCCTACAACGGCGGCATCGAAGTCACCGCGCTCTCCCCCGACGGCACCCGGCGGGCGGGCCGCCCCACCCTGGTCGCCACCGACAACCGCTTCGAAGGCGCGTATGTGATCCGCCGCGGCGGCTGGTGGTACCTCTTCGCCTCCTCCGGCGACTGCTGCGCCGGGCCGACCACGGGTTACTCGGTGTTCGCAGGCCGCTCCCGCTCCGTCCGCGGCCCCTTCACCGACCGCGACGGCGTACCGCTGACCGCGTCGCGCACCGGAGGCTCCATCACGCTGACCCCCAACGGCAACCGGTGGGTGGGAACCGGCCACAACGCGGTCGTCACCGACCTCGCCGGGCAGGACTGGATGCTCTACCACGCCATCGACCGCTCGAACCCGTACCTCGACAAGCCCTACGGCATCAACCGGCGCCCCATGCTCATCGACCGGCTCGACTGGAAGAACGGATGGCCGGTGGTGCGAGGCGGGAAGGGCGCCTCGGCCGGGCGGCAGCCCGCACCGGTGACCTCTCCCCGCACGAAAGCGCAGAAGCGGCCGGCCGTCCCTGCCGGCGGGGACAGCCGGCCGCCCGGCGATCCCGGATCCCTCGACCCCGCCCGCAGCGACGAGTTCGACGGTGAACGGCCCCGCCCCGGATGGCAGTGGGTACGTCACCCGGCGGGAAGCGTGAGGGACGGGCAGTACGTGTGGCGGACCCAGGACGCGGAGCTGCACAAGAAGACCAACACCGCGTCCGTCATGCTGCGTCAGGCGCCGCGGGGCGACTTCACCGTCGAGACGAAACTCAGCATCGACCTCGGCGTGGAGACCGTACGCAACTACCAGCAGGCCGGACTGGTCGCCTACGCCGGCGACGACCGGTACCTGCGCCTCGCGCACACCGCCATCTGGAACACCCGGCAGACCGAATACGGCAAGGAGCAGCCGTATGCCGGAGACATCGCCTACGGCTCGGCCTCGGTCGGCCCTCCCGCACGGACCACATGGCTGCGGCTGCGGCACACCACCTCTCACGGGGAACACCACGTGCAGGCCCTCACCAGCCGCGACGGAACACAGTGGACCGCCGGCGGCACATGGACCATCCCCGGAAAACACCGGCTGCGCTACGGACTCGTATCCCTCGGCGGCGACGGAGCCACGGCGAAATTCGACTACTACCGCCTCTACCGGCACTGACAGCACCACAGCAAACAGAACCCGGACAGCGGGCAGCAGGCGAGCAGAACCCGGGCAGCGGGCGAGCAGGAGACGGGCAGGACGGAGCACGGGTACCGGGCGGCTCCAGGCGGGCCGCGCGCCGGGCCGGCACCACGCGAGGCATGACCCGGCGGCAGAGCGGGCCCGGGTGCCGCAGACCCCCGAGCCCGCTTCTGCCCAGCCGTGCACCAGGTCCTGCGCTGCGCGACGCATCACGCCGGGCATGACCCGGCCGCGCGGCGGCTACCCCGGAAGGCAGCAACCACAAGCCGGAAAGGGGAGAACGCTGATGATCTCGGAGCAGATCTCGGTGGCGGTGCCCGGCAACGTCGACCTCCCCGGGGACCTCGACATGCCGCCCTCCCCGCGCGGGATGGTGCTGTTCGTCCACGGAAGCGGCAGCTCCCGGCACAGCCCGCGCAACCGCGCCGTCGCCGCCGAACTACAACGCCACGGATGGGGCACCCTGCTGATCGACCTCCTCAGCGAGGACGAGGAGAAGACCGACGCGGCGACCGGGCAGCACCGCTTCGACATCGCCCTGCTCAGCGAACGGACGGCCACCGCCATCGAGTGGCTGAGCAAATACCCCGTGACCCACGGCGTGCCCGTGCACCTCTTCGGAGCCAGCACCGGCGCAGCAGCCGCCCTCGTCGCCGCAGCCCAGGCCGGACCGGTCGTCTCCGTCGTCTCCCGCGGAGGCCGCCCCGACCTCGCCGGCGACGCCCTCAAACAGGTAGAAGTCCCCGTACTGCTCCTCGTCGGCGGACGCGACCCCCAGGTACTGGAACTGAACCAGGAAGCCGCCCAGCTCCTGCCCGCGGACCACCAGCTCCAGGTCATCCCCGGAGCAACACACCTCTTCGAAGAACCCGGCGCCCTGGAACAGGTCGCCGCCGCAGCACGCGAATGGTTCCTCAACACCGCCGAAGCACACGCCGAAGGCCACCACCTGCCCTGACCCCCACCACACCCAGCCCCCCGGCACCCGCCCGCCGTCCCCCGCCCACACCGGCACCACCGAACGACCCACGACCCACGAGCGAACGGCCCACGAGCGGGAAACCGCCGGCTACGCCGGGACGCCGAAGCGCCGCGGCCAGGGGAAACCCGGCGCGAAAGCCCTGTCCCCAGACCGGCCGACGCGGGACAGCGACCCCTCACGACACCCGGCCGGGAAGCGTTCGACGCGCAGCAGCCCCCGCCCCTCCCCGGGGCCGGACAGGCCGCAGAGCACACGCCCTCCCCCCGCCGAACAGACCGCCAGGAACACGTCCTTCGCGCGCCGGGCACCCCGGTACGATGCGGGCATCACCTACCGGGGGCCGAGCAGCGGCCAGGCCGAGGAGAACTGAAGCCAGTTGCCGCGCCGGATCACCATCTACGACGTCGCCTCCCAAGCCGGAGTGAGCATCTCCACCGTCTCACTCGCGCTCAACACCCCAGCCCGGGTCAGCGAGCGCACACGGCAGCGCGTGCTGAAGGCCGCGGACGCACTCGGCTACACACCCAAGACGGAGGCCGTCGCCAAGGCCCGCAAGGGAGTCGGGCGGATCGGCGTGCTCGCCCCCTACACCTCCTACCCCTCGGTGGCACGGCGGCTGAGCGGTGTACTGAAAGCGGTGGGCGACGGGCCGCTGGAAGTCGTCGTCTTCGACCACGCCTCAGCGGCACATTCCGCCTCACCCCTGCTGGAGACTCTGCCGCTGACCGGCCGGCTCGACGGACTCATCGTGATGAGCCTGCCGCTGGAGGACCATGCCGCCCGCCGCCTCACCGACTCCCGGCTGCCCGCGGTACTGGTCGACGCGCGGCGGGACGGCTTCGACTCCGTGCACACCGACGACGCCGACGGCGGACGGCTGGTAGCCGAACATCTGCTGGAACGCGGCTACCACAGCTTCGGCTTCCTCGGCGAGGAACAGATGTCGCAGGCGTACCAGTCGCCGGGACAGCGCCGCCTGGCCGGATTCCGTACCGCACTGGCCAGCGCGGGCCACCGACTTGAAGCAGAGCGCGTGCGCCACACCCCCCACGGACTGGAACAGGCCACCAAAGCAGCGAAAGAACTGCTGGCCAGCCCGGACCGGCCGCGGGCACTGTTCGCCGCAGACGACACACTCGCCGCCGGGGCCCTGCGCGCGGCCGGTTCACTGGGACTGGCCGTCCCCGGCGACCTCGCACTGGCCGGATTCGACGACAGCGAACTGGCCCGTGCACTGGAACTCACCACCGTCCGGCAACCCCTGGAAGAATCCGGCCACACCGCAGCCGACCTGCTGATCCAGCGCATCACCCACGGCCCCACGGCCACACGGGAGACCACCCTCAAACTGGAACTCCTCCCCCGGCACTCCACCTGAAAAGCCACGCGGAAGCCGGACACAGAACCACCGACCACCGGACCACCGGACCACCGGACCACCGGACCACCGGCAACCCGCGACCGGCAACCGACCCGGAGTGTCGAAGTGCTTCGACGAATGCTGTTGACAGGGCGGGGGGGGGCGTGAGGCTGCCGGTGACCCATCGGCCTGGAAGAACGGAGACGCCGTGCGCAGCAGCCACGTGGTGACAGGAGGAGGCCGCGGCATCGGACGGGCCGTGGCCGAACGGCTGCTCGCCGAAGGCCACTTCGTGGTGGTGATCGAGGCCGACCCGGAGGCGGTGGAGTGGCTGGAGCACCCTGCGCACGCCGCTCGCGCCTCGGCCGTCACCGGCGACGCCCGCGAAGAGGCCGTGGCGGAGCACGCGGCGGACCTCGCCGAATCAGCCGGCGTGCTGGACGGCTGGGTCAACAACGCCGCCGTCTTCCGCGACGCGTCACCCGGCATCTCCCCCACCCCGGCGGTCATCGAACTGATCGAGGCCGTCATGGTCCCGCCGTCACGGGATGCGCCACCGCCCTACGCCGGTTCCTGAAGGCCGACTCGCCCGGGGCGATCGTCAACATCACCTCGCACCAAGCCCGTCGGCCCGTACCGGGATGCGCCCCGTACGCCACCGCGAAGGCGGCCGTCGAAGGACTGACACGGGCACTCGCCGTCGAATACGGACCCCGCGGCATCAGGGTCAACGCCGTAGCACCCGGATCGATCGCGACCGAGCGCTACACATCACTCCTCGCCGCCCAGGAACCCCACACAGCGCAGGCCGTAGAAGCCGGGATGCGGGCACTGCACCCACTCGGCAGGACCGGCCTCCCCGAAGAAGTCGCCGCAGCCGTGACGCACCTGCTCTCCACCGAGGCCGCCTACATCACCGGCGTCACCCTGCCCGTCGACGGCGGACGAACCATCCTCGGCCACGACCCCGAACCGCTGCAGACCACCAACACCTGACAAGCCCCTCCCCGCACGACGCGCACACAACGAAGCGCGCTCACACGAGGAAACGCGCTCACGCGAAGAGGCGGGCTCACGCGAAGAGGCGGGCTCACGCGAAGAGGCGGGCTCACGCGAGGAAACGCAGAACGCTCACTCCGTGAAACGCAGAACGTAGCGGCGCTGCCAGGGCGTCTCCACCGCACGGGGATCGTAATGGCGCCGCACAAAGGCCACGGCCTCGGCCGCCGGGACACCGTCGAGGACAGCCAGACACGCCAGCGCGGTACCGGTACGACCCCGGCCCCCACCGCACGCGACCTCCACCCGCTCCGCCCCGGCCCGCGACCACGCCTCACTCAACACCGCCAACGCCTGAGGACGGCTCACGGGCAGCCGGAAATCGGGCCAGCGCAACCAGCAGAAATCCCACGGCACATGAGACGGCTCCTTGCCCAGCAAGAACACCGAAAACGCCGGGACAGGCCCCGGCGGCAACGGACGGCGCAGCGCCCGTCCACGCAACAGACGCCCCGAGGGAAGACGCACCACCCCGCCTCCCGCCGGATCCCAAGTACCGCTCACAGGGCCCAGGCTAGACCCCCAGGCGGGACGCAGCCCCCGGCCTGAAGCGGCCCGCGCAGCCACAACAGGAATGAGCAAAAAGGGATGAGCAAAAAGGGATGATGGGCGCACCAGCCGAGGAAGGGACCGGAGAAGAACATGGAGATCTGGATCAACCCCCACTGTTCCAAATGCCGTTCCGCACTGTCACTGCTGGACGCGGAAGGCGCCCACTACACCGTACGGCGCTATCTCGAACACCCCCCACCACCACCGAACTGGAAGACGTCCTCACACGACTGG
This is a stretch of genomic DNA from Streptomyces marispadix. It encodes these proteins:
- a CDS encoding family 43 glycosylhydrolase; protein product: MTATTAGSRIRTAVAGSALLAVLAAAPGAYGTFASADSRNPASESPASGKTYVNPVSRGFADTFADPAVVRGKDGYWYAFGTTDPLRSGGKPHSLPVARSRDLVEWKYVTDALGKDNAPGWAAEDAAYWAPDITYHDGRYWLYFVVTQTDATDEKDDSAIGVATASSPAGPWKTHGEPVVPPRRGDNGFKWTFDPAHVTDTDGRRYLYYGSYNGGIEVTALSPDGTRRAGRPTLVATDNRFEGAYVIRRGGWWYLFASSGDCCAGPTTGYSVFAGRSRSVRGPFTDRDGVPLTASRTGGSITLTPNGNRWVGTGHNAVVTDLAGQDWMLYHAIDRSNPYLDKPYGINRRPMLIDRLDWKNGWPVVRGGKGASAGRQPAPVTSPRTKAQKRPAVPAGGDSRPPGDPGSLDPARSDEFDGERPRPGWQWVRHPAGSVRDGQYVWRTQDAELHKKTNTASVMLRQAPRGDFTVETKLSIDLGVETVRNYQQAGLVAYAGDDRYLRLAHTAIWNTRQTEYGKEQPYAGDIAYGSASVGPPARTTWLRLRHTTSHGEHHVQALTSRDGTQWTAGGTWTIPGKHRLRYGLVSLGGDGATAKFDYYRLYRH
- a CDS encoding dienelactone hydrolase family protein — encoded protein: MISEQISVAVPGNVDLPGDLDMPPSPRGMVLFVHGSGSSRHSPRNRAVAAELQRHGWGTLLIDLLSEDEEKTDAATGQHRFDIALLSERTATAIEWLSKYPVTHGVPVHLFGASTGAAAALVAAAQAGPVVSVVSRGGRPDLAGDALKQVEVPVLLLVGGRDPQVLELNQEAAQLLPADHQLQVIPGATHLFEEPGALEQVAAAAREWFLNTAEAHAEGHHLP
- a CDS encoding LacI family DNA-binding transcriptional regulator, which gives rise to MPRRITIYDVASQAGVSISTVSLALNTPARVSERTRQRVLKAADALGYTPKTEAVAKARKGVGRIGVLAPYTSYPSVARRLSGVLKAVGDGPLEVVVFDHASAAHSASPLLETLPLTGRLDGLIVMSLPLEDHAARRLTDSRLPAVLVDARRDGFDSVHTDDADGGRLVAEHLLERGYHSFGFLGEEQMSQAYQSPGQRRLAGFRTALASAGHRLEAERVRHTPHGLEQATKAAKELLASPDRPRALFAADDTLAAGALRAAGSLGLAVPGDLALAGFDDSELARALELTTVRQPLEESGHTAADLLIQRITHGPTATRETTLKLELLPRHST
- a CDS encoding SDR family NAD(P)-dependent oxidoreductase, translated to MRSSHVVTGGGRGIGRAVAERLLAEGHFVVVIEADPEAVEWLEHPAHAARASAVTGDAREEAVAEHAADLAESAGVLDGWVNNAAVFRDASPGISPTPAVIELIEAVMVPPSRDAPPPYAGS
- a CDS encoding SDR family NAD(P)-dependent oxidoreductase codes for the protein MVNITSHQARRPVPGCAPYATAKAAVEGLTRALAVEYGPRGIRVNAVAPGSIATERYTSLLAAQEPHTAQAVEAGMRALHPLGRTGLPEEVAAAVTHLLSTEAAYITGVTLPVDGGRTILGHDPEPLQTTNT
- a CDS encoding protein-tyrosine phosphatase family protein; the encoded protein is MSGTWDPAGGGVVRLPSGRLLRGRALRRPLPPGPVPAFSVFLLGKEPSHVPWDFCWLRWPDFRLPVSRPQALAVLSEAWSRAGAERVEVACGGGRGRTGTALACLAVLDGVPAAEAVAFVRRHYDPRAVETPWQRRYVLRFTE